One genomic segment of Streptomyces sp. TLI_146 includes these proteins:
- a CDS encoding SGNH/GDSL hydrolase family protein, giving the protein MRKTTTTPRARRLAAAAVALGSCLALAAPAGTADAAPADPVPTVFFGDSYTANFGIAPFHEDGERAFCFQATENYPAVATRRLADKGVTLNVQSDVSCGGALIHHFWNEQELLQPGSGLKVPAQQGALKGDTRLVVGGMGGNTLGFNSILKQCSAKLRDQALLPGAPVDADSPAGECRDFFTSGDGKEWLDYKFEQVEYDLDEMLQRTSYFSPDAERVLVGYPRLVPQDTSKCLSAAPSQTELPFADIPQNALPILDQVQKRLDDAMKKVAAENGADFVDLYNHTGSNTACDGANRGIGGLLENSMLELGNQPIPWYAHPNEKGRDIQAERVAAKIEEVLNR; this is encoded by the coding sequence ATGCGTAAGACGACGACCACTCCACGGGCACGACGACTGGCCGCCGCGGCCGTCGCGTTGGGCAGTTGCCTGGCGCTCGCCGCCCCGGCGGGAACCGCCGACGCGGCGCCCGCCGACCCGGTACCGACTGTCTTCTTCGGTGACTCGTACACCGCCAACTTCGGCATCGCTCCCTTCCATGAGGACGGCGAGAGGGCCTTCTGCTTCCAGGCCACGGAGAACTATCCCGCCGTCGCCACCCGGCGTCTGGCGGACAAGGGCGTCACGCTCAACGTGCAGTCGGACGTCTCCTGCGGAGGCGCACTCATCCATCACTTCTGGAACGAGCAGGAGCTGCTGCAACCCGGTAGCGGCCTGAAGGTCCCGGCACAGCAGGGCGCGCTCAAGGGTGACACTCGGCTGGTCGTGGGCGGCATGGGTGGCAACACGCTGGGCTTCAACAGCATCCTCAAGCAGTGCTCCGCCAAGCTCCGGGATCAGGCCCTGCTGCCCGGAGCGCCAGTGGACGCCGACTCACCGGCTGGCGAGTGCCGGGACTTCTTCACGTCGGGCGACGGAAAGGAATGGCTGGACTACAAGTTCGAGCAGGTCGAATACGACCTGGACGAGATGCTTCAGCGCACGAGCTACTTCTCCCCGGACGCCGAAAGGGTCCTGGTCGGCTACCCCCGACTCGTGCCCCAGGACACGAGCAAGTGCCTGAGTGCGGCTCCCAGTCAGACGGAACTGCCGTTCGCCGATATTCCTCAAAACGCGCTGCCCATCCTGGACCAGGTCCAGAAGCGGCTGGACGACGCCATGAAGAAGGTCGCTGCCGAAAACGGCGCCGACTTCGTGGACCTCTACAACCACACCGGAAGCAACACAGCGTGCGACGGTGCCAACCGGGGCATCGGCGGTCTGCTGGAGAACTCGATGCTCGAACTCGGCAATCAGCCGATCCCGTGGTACGCGCACCCCAACGAGAAGGGCCGTGACATCCAGGCCGAGCGCGTGGCCGCCA
- a CDS encoding isochorismatase family protein produces MASGEGQPHKPLPPTPHRAALLVIDMQGDLRPLMHRPDTIVATIAQLSARARAANIPVITVQQRGCGDVLPPLAPHSGDPVVTKTCADAFLGTGLDEILSRLGVTEVLVTGFATENCVETTARQALSHGYDLVLVADGHTTSVRSQPTDFAPPDQAIAHHNEIYRHIDFPERGVRVLPSAEVDFTASPRKRPLSHTSVPDA; encoded by the coding sequence GTGGCTTCGGGCGAGGGGCAGCCACACAAACCGCTGCCACCAACGCCGCACCGCGCCGCGCTCCTCGTCATCGACATGCAGGGCGACCTGAGGCCCCTCATGCACCGCCCCGACACGATCGTCGCGACCATCGCGCAGCTCAGCGCCCGGGCGCGGGCGGCGAACATTCCCGTCATCACGGTTCAACAGCGAGGATGCGGCGATGTCCTGCCGCCGCTGGCGCCGCACAGCGGAGATCCGGTCGTGACGAAGACCTGCGCGGACGCCTTCTTGGGCACCGGTCTCGACGAGATCCTGAGCAGGCTCGGCGTGACCGAGGTCCTGGTCACCGGCTTCGCCACCGAGAACTGCGTGGAGACGACCGCCCGTCAGGCCCTCAGCCACGGCTACGACCTGGTGCTCGTGGCGGATGGCCACACCACCTCGGTCCGCTCCCAGCCGACGGACTTCGCCCCGCCGGACCAGGCGATCGCCCATCACAACGAGATCTACCGGCACATCGACTTTCCCGAACGCGGTGTCCGGGTCCTGCCCTCCGCAGAGGTGGACTTCACGGCCTCGCCGCGGAAGAGGCCGCTGAGCCATACGTCTGTGCCGGACGCCTGA
- a CDS encoding phosphocholine-specific phospholipase C, with amino-acid sequence MTTDNAGGMSRRRLFALGGGALGAATAGSLLPPSLQTAMSAGPPAGGLSAVKHVVILMQENRSFDHYFGALRGVRGFGDRNALQLPGGKPVFEQPGPLGSTVLPFSVRGAAATQHKDLQYIGALDHSWSGGAKAWNGGWMDNWVSAKTSATMAYYDRQDIPLHYELADTFTVCDAYHSSIHSSTSPNRNHLWSGKTGYEPNGQRAVGNDAYDEGTHPGYDWGTYAERLEKAGRSWKTYTEWENFTDNQIEFFTTFKAIARKALARTGGHTYMESFYSVVREAPNEAERQRLLGLLDQGVATLTPAERSLFERGLRRVPTGTLADAFGKDVAAGTLPEVSYLVPSALDSEHPSVSSPVHSATIVYKVLDALGKHPDVWRHTVVLINYDENDGFFDHVPPPVAPPEVTDEQWQGKPTGLGARVPMLVVSPWSVGGYVCSEVFDHTSVIRLLERWTGVREPNISAWRRTVTGDLTSAFDFKRGRQQPSVHRPGSIPPLSGRWRPEPPAHQQMPVQEEGTRPARPLPYQPDAYAKVAGGALQVQLSNTGRASVHFALYPYAKEFAAPQHKDVRGKGQWTVPVNGAYRFTVTGPNGFRREFEGAGDADVAEVTSSLDHHERDVHLTLRNRGQRPVTFVVRPLGYADEADLRDWTRSVKVKPGRSRTVVHSAADAHGWYDLEVTVDGGSPFRRRLMGHIENGRPSVSG; translated from the coding sequence TTGACCACGGACAACGCAGGCGGCATGTCACGGCGACGACTGTTCGCACTGGGCGGCGGCGCCCTCGGTGCGGCCACGGCCGGCTCCCTGCTGCCGCCCTCGCTGCAGACCGCGATGTCCGCGGGACCCCCGGCCGGCGGGCTGAGCGCGGTCAAGCACGTCGTGATCCTCATGCAGGAGAACCGTTCCTTCGACCACTACTTCGGCGCCCTGCGCGGAGTCCGCGGTTTCGGTGACCGCAATGCCCTTCAACTCCCGGGCGGAAAGCCCGTGTTCGAGCAGCCGGGGCCACTGGGCAGCACCGTCCTGCCCTTCTCCGTACGCGGCGCCGCCGCCACCCAGCACAAGGACCTCCAGTACATAGGCGCCCTCGACCACTCCTGGTCCGGCGGTGCCAAGGCCTGGAACGGCGGTTGGATGGACAACTGGGTGTCCGCCAAGACCTCGGCGACCATGGCGTACTACGACCGCCAGGACATCCCGCTGCACTACGAGCTCGCCGACACCTTCACCGTGTGTGATGCCTACCACTCCTCCATCCACAGCTCCACCAGCCCCAACCGCAACCACCTGTGGAGCGGGAAGACCGGATACGAGCCGAACGGCCAGCGGGCCGTCGGCAACGACGCCTACGACGAAGGCACCCACCCCGGGTATGACTGGGGCACCTACGCCGAGCGGCTGGAGAAGGCCGGGCGCAGTTGGAAGACGTACACCGAGTGGGAGAACTTCACCGACAACCAGATCGAGTTCTTCACCACGTTCAAGGCGATCGCGCGCAAGGCGCTGGCCAGGACGGGTGGGCACACGTACATGGAGTCCTTCTACTCCGTCGTGCGCGAGGCCCCGAACGAGGCTGAGCGCCAACGGCTCCTCGGGCTGCTCGACCAGGGCGTGGCCACGCTCACCCCGGCCGAACGCAGCCTGTTCGAGCGGGGCCTGAGGCGGGTGCCGACCGGTACGCTCGCCGACGCGTTCGGCAAGGACGTCGCCGCCGGCACCCTGCCGGAGGTCTCCTATCTGGTGCCCTCCGCGCTGGACTCCGAGCACCCCAGCGTCTCCTCGCCCGTACACAGCGCCACGATCGTCTACAAGGTGCTCGACGCGCTCGGCAAGCACCCCGACGTGTGGCGGCACACCGTGGTCCTCATCAACTACGACGAGAACGACGGCTTCTTCGACCACGTACCGCCGCCGGTGGCCCCGCCCGAGGTGACCGACGAGCAGTGGCAGGGCAAGCCGACCGGCCTCGGCGCGCGGGTGCCGATGCTCGTGGTCTCGCCCTGGAGCGTCGGCGGCTACGTCTGCTCCGAGGTCTTCGACCACACCTCCGTCATCCGCCTCCTGGAGCGCTGGACCGGGGTGCGCGAGCCCAACATCAGCGCCTGGCGGCGCACCGTCACGGGCGACTTGACCTCGGCCTTCGACTTCAAGCGCGGCAGGCAGCAGCCCTCCGTGCACCGGCCGGGATCCATTCCGCCGCTGAGCGGCCGCTGGCGCCCCGAGCCGCCCGCACACCAGCAGATGCCCGTGCAGGAGGAGGGCACCCGGCCTGCCCGCCCGCTGCCCTACCAGCCGGACGCGTACGCGAAGGTCGCGGGCGGCGCCCTCCAGGTGCAGCTGAGCAACACCGGGCGGGCCAGCGTCCACTTCGCGCTCTACCCGTACGCCAAGGAGTTCGCCGCGCCGCAGCACAAGGACGTGCGAGGCAAGGGGCAGTGGACCGTGCCGGTGAACGGCGCCTACCGGTTCACGGTCACCGGGCCGAACGGCTTCCGGCGCGAGTTCGAGGGCGCCGGCGACGCGGACGTCGCCGAGGTGACCTCCTCCCTGGACCACCATGAAAGGGACGTCCACCTCACCCTGCGCAACCGCGGACAGCGGCCCGTCACCTTCGTCGTACGGCCGCTCGGCTACGCCGACGAGGCCGACCTGCGTGACTGGACGCGTTCCGTGAAGGTCAAGCCGGGCCGCAGCCGCACGGTGGTCCACTCGGCCGCCGACGCGCACGGCTGGTACGACCTCGAAGTGACCGTGGACGGCGGGAGCCCGTTCCGCAGGCGCCTGATGGGCCATATCGAGAACGGCCGCCCGAGCGTCTCCGGCTGA
- a CDS encoding MFS transporter, whose translation MSAATSARPQKTPGPLGHRDFRLLWAGESVSQLGSAATRVLLPLIAVNALGAGAFTMGLLNAAAWLPWLLIGLPVGAWTDRMRRRPVMIVCNTVSAALMFSLTVAAWLDALTTTQLLVVSLLLGTADVFFRAAYSAYLPALLPAGQLADGNARLQTSESAAEVVAPGAGGALAQAGSAAVGFLTDGLSFLISAVLLARIRTPESPPGGEERAPGKKTLLREIRDGVAFLTGDPFLRTILVCDAAMNLFLAGAQSLVILFLSRTVGADGTVIGVLIALAGLGGVLGAVLSPRLARRVGTARAVLLCAFGAGPFGLLIPLTSDGVGLLAFLVGEFCMMAGIVAGNIVIVSFRQAYCPPEMLGRVSSGIRFVMYGTVPVGSLLGGALGTAAGDRAALWILYAGNALCALLLLKGPLRTLRDLPVPETETEVPR comes from the coding sequence ATGAGCGCGGCGACGTCGGCCCGGCCGCAGAAGACGCCGGGCCCCCTGGGCCACCGGGACTTCCGCCTGCTGTGGGCGGGGGAGTCGGTGAGCCAGCTCGGCAGCGCGGCGACCCGGGTCCTGCTGCCGCTGATCGCGGTGAACGCGCTCGGCGCCGGGGCGTTCACCATGGGCCTGCTCAACGCCGCCGCATGGCTGCCCTGGCTGCTCATCGGTCTGCCGGTGGGCGCCTGGACGGACCGGATGCGACGGCGGCCCGTGATGATCGTGTGCAACACGGTCTCGGCGGCCCTGATGTTCTCCCTGACCGTCGCGGCCTGGCTGGACGCCCTGACGACCACCCAACTCCTGGTGGTGTCCCTCCTGCTGGGCACGGCCGATGTGTTCTTCCGGGCCGCCTACAGCGCGTATCTGCCGGCCCTGCTGCCCGCCGGGCAACTCGCGGACGGCAACGCCCGGTTGCAGACCAGCGAGTCCGCCGCCGAGGTCGTCGCCCCGGGCGCGGGCGGCGCGCTGGCCCAGGCCGGAAGCGCGGCCGTCGGCTTCCTCACCGACGGGCTGAGCTTCCTGATCTCGGCGGTCCTGCTGGCCCGGATCCGCACCCCGGAGAGCCCGCCGGGCGGTGAGGAACGCGCGCCGGGAAAGAAGACGCTGCTCCGTGAGATCCGCGACGGCGTCGCCTTCCTCACCGGTGACCCGTTCCTGCGCACGATCCTGGTGTGCGACGCGGCGATGAACCTCTTCCTCGCCGGTGCCCAGTCCCTGGTGATCCTCTTCCTCAGCCGCACGGTCGGCGCCGACGGCACCGTCATCGGCGTACTGATCGCCCTGGCCGGGCTCGGCGGCGTACTGGGCGCGGTCCTCTCACCGCGTCTGGCCCGCCGGGTCGGCACCGCCCGCGCGGTGTTGCTGTGCGCCTTCGGTGCCGGTCCTTTCGGCCTGCTGATCCCCCTGACCAGCGACGGCGTGGGTCTGCTGGCGTTCTTGGTGGGCGAGTTCTGCATGATGGCCGGGATCGTTGCCGGGAACATCGTCATCGTCAGCTTCCGCCAGGCGTACTGCCCGCCCGAGATGCTCGGCCGGGTCAGCTCCGGCATCCGCTTCGTGATGTACGGCACGGTCCCGGTCGGCAGCCTGCTGGGCGGCGCCCTGGGCACGGCCGCAGGCGACCGCGCCGCCCTGTGGATCCTGTACGCGGGCAACGCCCTGTGCGCGCTGCTTCTGCTGAAGGGCCCCCTGCGCACCCTGCGGGACCTGCCGGTACCGGAGACAGAGACGGAGGTTCCGAGGTAG